A single region of the Halobacterium wangiae genome encodes:
- a CDS encoding ArsR/SmtB family transcription factor — MSDVLPPEDALVLLGDEYARRILVATRTEPMTASTLADTIDAAPSTVYERIGDLERAGFLTEVTRTDDHGNHYAEYSARLEQLSVRVTADGLELDAAYADRDEAAERLRALWRDVR; from the coding sequence GTGAGCGACGTACTGCCGCCCGAGGACGCCCTCGTGTTGCTCGGGGACGAGTACGCCAGGCGCATCCTCGTCGCCACGCGCACCGAACCCATGACAGCTTCGACTCTCGCGGACACGATCGACGCCGCGCCCTCGACCGTCTACGAACGAATCGGCGACCTGGAACGCGCGGGCTTCCTCACTGAGGTCACCCGCACGGACGACCACGGCAACCACTACGCGGAGTACAGCGCCCGCCTCGAACAGTTGTCCGTCCGGGTGACCGCGGACGGCCTGGAACTCGACGCTGCCTACGCAGACCGCGACGAGGCAGCCGAACGCCTGCGTGCGCTCTGGAGGGATGTCAGATGA